A region from the Geobacter benzoatilyticus genome encodes:
- a CDS encoding site-specific DNA-methyltransferase, with protein sequence MECDHRTELTKLLLSLVPADGTGIGNQTLREQFFAAAASAGHSVDDGRLDLLRDALIADGVLEKGKGRGGSVRRAPRQEGFELQVQAPPESKAAAARAAGKMDKSAPQRTSLADAAQIISYRHPDRRKNNPEVGVVTPATDPAQPRTVWSYDPHLDPVLQFDSGRSSIEKLIDDALASGDEAAMRQALEELKRLQSPYLNWTGKAERTSFEVDTVSLHVHERMDPMSILSAVRKRMNSLSPGGRGQGRGGGIQPGLFEAPFESLPLRDAIDFYHHDRGWANRLVAGDSLLVMNSLLQKEGMAGQVQMIYIDPPYGIKYGSNFQPFVGKRDVKDRKDEDLTQEPEMIKAFRDTWELGIHSYLTYLRDRLLLARELLTESGSVFVQISDENLHHVRELMDEVFGVDNCIGQIVVQKTGGFTKKTLSLIEDYVVWYAKNAEKIKYRDLRQDSDLPPARDPYYRRVQEPSGKMRFMTKAESEDPTLVPNDSFVFRHGPLNSDGPSSTPKPFNFEGIDFWCNPNRHWTVDPETDMPRIARSGHIFRLGNDVAFKLYWKFNPAKPYNNVWLDTQSGGFNDPKVYVVQTTTKVIERCLLMTTDPGDLVLDPTCGSGTTAYVAEKWGRRWITCDTSRVAVTLAKQRLVTASFDYFELRYPHEGLKGGFIYKTVPHVTLKSIANNQEIDEIYERMHPAIEKALGELNAALSPSPQPSPIKGEGAKAVKSSIKGEEAITTSTGRVSPSPLVGEGRGEGALQEWAVPFDFPADWPEAARAPFDAFHKARIAMQKQMDLSIARGAEPETLYDQPQVDKKKLRITGPFTVEAVPFPTVLSLDEGGQQQEADVTIARSGESSRQHQWRDELLKTGIRGKGGQMLKFAELETLPGTRYLHASGHLDSGERVVVSFGPEHAALEQRQVELALREAGELFPLPKMIVFCAFTFDPEAAKDIDQLKGITALKAQMNTDLLTEDLKKARSSNQSFWLMGQPDVEVRKLTDGTWQVEVHGFDYFDTAKGELVSGGKGKIALWLLDTDYDERSLFPRQVFFPMAGKGEGWQKLKKDIRAELNEELLSRFHGTVSLPFEAGDNCKVAVKIVDDRGIESLKVISLEG encoded by the coding sequence ATGGAGTGTGACCACCGGACCGAACTGACCAAACTCTTGTTGAGCCTCGTGCCTGCCGACGGCACTGGAATCGGCAACCAGACCCTGCGGGAGCAGTTTTTCGCCGCGGCCGCCTCTGCAGGGCATTCGGTCGATGACGGTCGGCTCGATCTCCTGCGCGACGCGCTCATCGCCGATGGTGTCCTAGAAAAAGGGAAAGGTCGCGGTGGCTCCGTGCGGCGGGCTCCCCGGCAGGAGGGATTCGAGCTTCAGGTTCAGGCGCCTCCCGAGTCCAAAGCCGCTGCGGCACGGGCTGCTGGCAAGATGGACAAGTCCGCCCCACAGCGCACCTCTTTGGCCGATGCTGCCCAGATCATCTCCTACCGCCACCCGGACCGGCGCAAGAACAACCCCGAAGTGGGGGTGGTTACCCCGGCCACCGACCCGGCCCAGCCCCGGACTGTCTGGTCCTACGATCCCCATCTCGATCCGGTTCTCCAGTTCGACAGCGGCCGTTCTTCTATCGAAAAGCTCATCGACGACGCTCTTGCCTCCGGCGACGAGGCCGCCATGCGCCAGGCACTGGAAGAGCTGAAGCGGCTCCAGTCCCCCTACCTGAACTGGACCGGCAAGGCCGAGCGGACCAGCTTCGAGGTGGATACCGTCTCGCTCCATGTCCACGAGCGGATGGATCCCATGAGCATTCTCTCCGCCGTGCGCAAGAGAATGAACTCCCTCTCCCCTGGTGGGAGAGGGCAGGGGAGAGGGGGTGGCATTCAACCCGGCCTCTTCGAAGCCCCCTTCGAGAGTCTGCCGCTGCGGGACGCCATTGATTTCTACCACCACGACCGCGGCTGGGCCAACCGGCTGGTGGCAGGGGATTCGCTCCTGGTGATGAACTCGCTCCTGCAGAAGGAGGGGATGGCGGGGCAGGTGCAGATGATTTACATCGACCCGCCGTATGGGATCAAGTACGGCTCCAACTTCCAGCCCTTCGTGGGGAAGCGGGACGTGAAGGACCGGAAAGACGAGGACCTGACCCAGGAGCCGGAGATGATCAAGGCGTTTCGGGACACTTGGGAGCTGGGGATTCATTCGTACCTGACCTACCTGCGGGACCGGCTGCTGCTGGCCAGGGAACTGCTGACCGAGTCGGGGAGTGTGTTTGTGCAGATTTCGGATGAGAACCTGCACCATGTGCGGGAGTTGATGGATGAGGTGTTTGGGGTAGACAATTGTATTGGCCAAATTGTTGTACAAAAAACTGGCGGCTTCACAAAGAAAACGCTTTCTTTAATAGAAGATTACGTAGTCTGGTACGCTAAAAACGCTGAGAAAATAAAATATCGTGATCTTAGGCAAGACAGCGATCTTCCACCTGCCCGTGACCCATATTATCGGCGAGTGCAGGAACCGTCAGGGAAAATGCGTTTCATGACAAAAGCTGAGTCGGAAGATCCAACTTTAGTACCTAATGACTCATTTGTATTTAGACATGGCCCATTGAATTCAGACGGTCCATCTTCTACTCCTAAGCCCTTTAATTTCGAGGGAATTGATTTCTGGTGTAATCCGAATCGTCACTGGACTGTTGATCCGGAAACAGATATGCCGCGCATAGCCCGCAGTGGTCATATATTCAGACTAGGAAATGATGTTGCATTTAAACTCTATTGGAAGTTTAACCCTGCTAAACCGTATAACAATGTCTGGCTAGACACTCAGAGCGGCGGTTTTAATGATCCAAAGGTGTATGTTGTCCAAACCACAACCAAAGTCATCGAACGCTGCCTCCTCATGACCACCGACCCCGGCGACCTGGTGCTGGACCCCACCTGCGGTTCCGGCACCACCGCCTACGTGGCCGAGAAATGGGGGCGCCGCTGGATCACCTGCGACACCTCCCGGGTGGCTGTGACCCTGGCCAAGCAGCGGCTGGTGACCGCCAGCTTCGACTACTTTGAGCTCCGCTATCCCCACGAGGGGCTCAAGGGGGGGTTCATCTACAAGACTGTTCCCCACGTCACCCTCAAGTCCATCGCCAACAACCAGGAAATCGACGAGATCTACGAGCGGATGCACCCGGCCATCGAGAAGGCGCTGGGGGAGCTGAACGCCGCGCTTTCACCCTCTCCCCAGCCCTCTCCCATCAAGGGAGAGGGGGCGAAAGCAGTTAAATCTTCCATCAAGGGAGAAGAGGCAATAACAACATCGACGGGCAGGGTTTCTCCCTCTCCCCTCGTGGGAGAGGGCCGGGGAGAGGGGGCATTACAGGAATGGGCCGTCCCCTTCGATTTCCCCGCCGACTGGCCCGAGGCTGCCCGCGCCCCCTTCGACGCCTTCCACAAGGCGCGGATTGCCATGCAGAAGCAGATGGATCTTTCCATTGCCCGCGGCGCTGAGCCGGAAACCCTCTACGACCAGCCCCAGGTGGACAAAAAGAAGCTCCGCATCACCGGGCCGTTCACGGTGGAGGCGGTGCCGTTCCCCACGGTCCTCTCTCTTGATGAAGGCGGGCAGCAGCAGGAGGCGGACGTGACCATCGCCCGCTCCGGCGAGTCGTCCCGCCAGCACCAGTGGCGCGACGAGCTGCTGAAAACCGGCATCCGGGGCAAGGGGGGGCAGATGCTGAAGTTTGCCGAGCTGGAGACGCTCCCCGGCACCCGCTACCTCCACGCCTCCGGCCATCTGGACAGCGGCGAGCGTGTGGTGGTTTCCTTCGGCCCCGAGCACGCGGCCCTGGAACAGCGCCAGGTGGAACTGGCCCTGCGGGAGGCGGGGGAACTCTTCCCACTCCCCAAAATGATCGTCTTCTGCGCCTTCACCTTTGACCCCGAGGCGGCCAAGGACATCGATCAGCTCAAGGGAATCACGGCCCTGAAGGCCCAGATGAACACCGATCTCCTCACCGAAGACCTGAAAAAGGCCCGCTCCAGCAACCAGAGCTTCTGGCTCATGGGCCAACCGGATGTGGAGGTGCGCAAGCTCACGGACGGCACCTGGCAAGTGGAGGTCCACGGCTTCGACTACTTCGACACCGCCAAGGGAGAGCTGGTCTCCGGCGGTAAGGGGAAGATCGCGCTGTGGCTCCTAGACACCGACTACGACGAGCGCTCCCTGTTTCCCCGCCAGGTTTTCTTCCCCATGGCCGGTAAGGGGGAAGGGTGGCAGAAGCTCAAGAAGGACATACGGGCTGAACTGAACGAGGAGCTATTGAGCCGGTTCCACGGCACCGTTTCCCTCCCTTTCGAGGCGGGTGACAACTGCAAGGTGGCGGTTAAGATCGTGGATGACCGGGGGATTGAGAGTTTGAAGGTTATTTCACTGGAGGGGTGA
- a CDS encoding AAA family ATPase, whose translation MRIESITLRNFRAFKDVTLKDIPPFCVLVGANGTGKSTLFSVFGFLRDAMTTNITAALGKLGGSRGFQEVRTRGCDGPIEIELKIRADLGRKATNLITYSLSIDEHDGRPVVAREILKYRRGSGGQPWHFLDFSFGRGEAVTNELEKVEDVKDLVRETQTLKSPDILAIKGLAQFERFPAVVALGNLIENWHLSDFHISRARPEQEAGYAEHLSREGENLSLVIEYLYKHHPRIFEKIREKLKARVPGITNVEAKTTEEGRILLKFQDGAFEDPILARFVSDGTIKMLAYLTLLYDPNPHPLLCVEEPENQLYPSLLWELAEEFRSYAVRGGQVFVSTHSPDFLNAVELDEVFWLEKRNGFTQVHRAKDDEQLAAFMADGDQMGYLWKEGLFKGVHPK comes from the coding sequence ATGCGTATCGAATCCATAACATTGAGAAATTTCCGGGCCTTTAAGGATGTCACCCTGAAGGATATTCCTCCATTCTGTGTGCTCGTCGGAGCCAATGGCACGGGTAAGAGTACCCTCTTTTCTGTTTTTGGTTTCCTTCGTGATGCCATGACTACCAACATCACCGCTGCTCTTGGCAAATTGGGAGGGAGTCGCGGATTCCAGGAAGTGCGAACCCGGGGGTGTGACGGCCCCATTGAAATTGAGCTGAAAATACGTGCGGACCTTGGGCGAAAGGCTACAAACCTGATTACCTACAGCCTGTCCATTGACGAGCATGACGGCCGCCCCGTGGTGGCCAGGGAAATACTCAAATACCGGAGGGGGAGCGGCGGGCAGCCATGGCACTTCCTTGATTTCAGTTTCGGGCGGGGAGAGGCTGTTACCAACGAACTGGAAAAGGTTGAGGATGTTAAGGATCTGGTACGCGAGACCCAGACCTTGAAGAGCCCCGACATCCTGGCTATCAAGGGGTTGGCCCAGTTTGAGCGGTTTCCGGCGGTTGTGGCCCTGGGGAACCTTATCGAAAACTGGCACCTGTCTGATTTTCACATAAGCCGCGCCCGCCCCGAGCAGGAGGCGGGATATGCCGAGCATCTGTCCCGCGAGGGAGAAAATCTGTCTCTGGTTATCGAATATCTCTACAAGCACCACCCGAGGATATTCGAAAAGATCAGGGAAAAGCTCAAGGCCCGGGTTCCCGGAATAACCAATGTCGAGGCAAAAACCACGGAAGAGGGGCGGATTCTGCTGAAATTTCAGGATGGTGCGTTTGAAGACCCCATATTGGCCCGTTTTGTCTCTGATGGGACCATCAAGATGCTGGCGTATCTGACGCTGCTCTACGATCCGAATCCCCATCCACTACTCTGTGTGGAGGAGCCGGAAAACCAGTTGTACCCATCCCTGCTGTGGGAGCTGGCGGAAGAGTTTAGATCCTACGCGGTACGTGGTGGCCAGGTTTTCGTGTCGACTCATTCCCCGGATTTCCTTAATGCTGTTGAGTTGGATGAAGTTTTTTGGCTGGAGAAAAGAAACGGCTTCACGCAGGTCCATCGGGCCAAGGACGATGAGCAACTGGCTGCATTCATGGCTGACGGCGACCAGATGGGGTATCTCTGGAAGGAAGGTTTGTTCAAGGGGGTGCACCCCAAGTGA
- a CDS encoding DUF4276 family protein, translating to MTIVFLVEEPSAQDALEGLLPRILSKDVDIRFLVFEGKQDLEKRMGRRMRGWLKPETAFVVLRDQDSGDCRLIKERLASLCREAGREDAVVRIACRTLEAWFVGDWDSVGTAFEQPRLANLKRKAMYQDPDRLSNPVTELRKVIPDYQKRDGARRIGRLLDPARNSSRSFRLFVETVRRLAGPQ from the coding sequence ATGACGATTGTTTTCCTTGTGGAGGAGCCCTCGGCACAGGATGCGCTGGAGGGGCTACTGCCCCGTATTCTGTCGAAAGATGTTGATATCCGATTTCTGGTTTTCGAGGGGAAGCAGGACCTGGAGAAGCGGATGGGACGACGGATGCGGGGCTGGCTCAAGCCTGAAACCGCCTTTGTCGTACTGCGGGATCAGGACAGCGGCGACTGCAGGCTTATCAAGGAGAGGCTCGCAAGCCTCTGCCGGGAGGCTGGTCGTGAGGATGCTGTTGTGAGGATTGCTTGTCGAACGCTTGAGGCTTGGTTTGTGGGTGATTGGGACTCTGTCGGCACAGCATTCGAGCAGCCACGCCTGGCCAATCTTAAACGAAAGGCGATGTACCAGGATCCGGACCGGCTCAGCAATCCCGTTACTGAACTCCGAAAAGTCATTCCCGACTATCAGAAGCGTGACGGTGCTCGACGAATCGGGAGGCTGTTGGACCCGGCACGTAATAGTTCCCGGAGCTTTCGATTGTTTGTGGAAACAGTCAGACGCCTGGCAGGTCCCCAATGA
- a CDS encoding BPTD_3080 family restriction endonuclease, translated as MTVPSSLIINSPYEAPRRHWQQDTRDGSLAQIEERRPAGYEIFDVRYNTKRTEPLELVNQIRQRVDDWRAAGYPGVTSVTRRLLEHWHDRDARQLPFYFCQLEAMETLVWWVEGSAEHRQGIHLPGDGGPWQRLCNKMATGTGKTAVMAMIITWQVLNALTYPKRTRDFSRAVFIVAPGITVKERLRVLYPGEPDNFYDVFGLCPSEALRQKLNQAEILIENWHTLMPLKQTERSVVKKGAESDEAFTRRVLGKLAASRDIVVINDEAHHAYRIPAELKISKKQAAEQGIDLDEATRWIEGLDRIHKTRRIRCCFDLSATPFAPTGKASSEAGLFGWIISDFGLNDAIEAGLVKTPRVVIRDDALPDAKTYRSKLYHIYRDPEVADNLNSKAERHEPLPKLVQDAYTLLGADWRAALQQWKEEGHVSPPVMLTVCNRTETAARIEHYFRNGDAHWPEMLAPERTLRVDSKVLEKAEIGETAGSDKGYEESLRAIVDAAQIPETRKERLRGLKKEELLREIVDNVGKRGAAGQDLQKVISVAMLSEGWDAKNVTHIMGLRAFTSQLLCEQVIGRGLRRVAYETDENGLFLPEYVNIFGVPLSIFQVGDDGGPPPPPPKPSTQIESLPERANLEIRWPNVLRVDTVVRPTLAVDWAQVEALTLDPAQTPVSAELAPALGGAADLSKVHAIDLEQLPDGFRLQRLTFQAARKAFEALQGTFRGQREYLVLQLIRLVEQFFASDRLHIPSQYHQDPLRKRILFALNIDLIVQHLLRYVTEQNSERLEPVFDEEFPIGSTAAMRTWYTTKICHPTRRSQISHMVADSSWEQYAANLFDQSSRVVAYAKNDHLGFYVWYLWNGVRRRFIPDFLVRLTNGRTLVLEIKGEDSEQNRAKRDALDTWVRAVNERGGFGVWCCDVAFVPAQMQDIVAQHAQISTQG; from the coding sequence ATGACTGTGCCCTCTTCCCTCATCATCAATTCCCCCTATGAAGCTCCCCGCCGGCATTGGCAGCAGGATACCCGTGACGGTTCCCTGGCGCAGATTGAAGAGCGTCGTCCGGCGGGGTACGAGATTTTCGACGTCCGCTACAATACCAAGCGGACCGAGCCGCTGGAACTGGTGAACCAGATCCGCCAGCGGGTTGACGATTGGCGGGCTGCCGGCTATCCGGGCGTGACGAGCGTTACCCGGCGGCTCTTGGAGCACTGGCACGACCGGGACGCGCGGCAGTTACCGTTTTACTTCTGCCAGCTGGAGGCAATGGAGACGCTGGTCTGGTGGGTGGAGGGGTCGGCGGAGCACCGACAGGGAATTCATCTCCCCGGTGACGGTGGTCCGTGGCAGCGGTTGTGCAACAAGATGGCCACCGGCACCGGCAAGACGGCGGTGATGGCGATGATCATCACCTGGCAGGTGTTAAACGCCCTGACCTATCCCAAGCGGACGCGGGATTTCTCACGGGCCGTGTTCATTGTGGCGCCGGGGATTACGGTGAAGGAACGGCTGCGGGTCCTCTACCCGGGGGAGCCGGACAACTTCTATGACGTCTTCGGGCTCTGTCCCTCCGAGGCACTGCGCCAGAAGCTGAACCAGGCGGAAATCCTCATCGAGAACTGGCATACGCTGATGCCCCTCAAGCAGACGGAGCGCTCGGTGGTGAAGAAGGGTGCCGAGAGCGACGAGGCCTTTACCCGTCGGGTTCTGGGGAAACTGGCGGCCTCTCGCGACATCGTCGTCATCAACGACGAGGCCCACCACGCCTACCGCATTCCGGCGGAGCTGAAGATCAGCAAAAAGCAGGCGGCGGAGCAGGGGATCGATCTGGACGAGGCGACCCGCTGGATCGAGGGGTTGGACCGCATCCACAAGACCCGCCGCATTCGCTGCTGCTTCGATCTTTCCGCCACCCCCTTCGCCCCCACCGGCAAGGCGAGCAGCGAGGCGGGGCTCTTCGGCTGGATCATCTCGGATTTCGGCCTCAACGATGCCATCGAAGCGGGACTGGTGAAGACGCCGCGGGTGGTGATCCGCGACGATGCCCTCCCTGACGCCAAGACCTACCGCTCAAAGCTGTACCACATCTACCGCGACCCCGAAGTGGCCGATAACCTCAACAGTAAGGCGGAACGCCATGAGCCGCTCCCCAAACTGGTGCAGGATGCCTACACCCTGCTGGGGGCCGACTGGCGGGCGGCGCTTCAGCAGTGGAAGGAAGAGGGGCATGTTTCGCCGCCGGTGATGCTGACGGTCTGCAACCGGACCGAGACCGCGGCGCGGATTGAGCACTATTTCCGCAATGGCGACGCCCACTGGCCGGAAATGCTGGCGCCGGAGCGGACCCTGCGGGTGGATTCGAAGGTGCTGGAGAAGGCGGAGATCGGGGAGACGGCGGGGAGCGACAAGGGTTACGAGGAGTCCCTGCGGGCCATCGTGGATGCGGCGCAAATTCCCGAAACCCGCAAGGAGCGGTTGCGGGGGCTGAAGAAGGAGGAGCTTCTGCGGGAGATTGTCGACAATGTCGGCAAGCGGGGCGCGGCCGGCCAGGACCTGCAGAAGGTGATTTCCGTTGCTATGCTTTCGGAAGGGTGGGATGCCAAGAATGTGACCCACATCATGGGACTAAGGGCATTCACCAGCCAGCTTCTTTGCGAGCAGGTCATCGGCCGGGGACTGCGGCGGGTGGCCTACGAGACGGACGAAAACGGCCTCTTTCTGCCGGAATATGTCAATATCTTCGGCGTCCCCCTTTCCATCTTCCAGGTTGGTGATGACGGAGGTCCGCCGCCACCGCCGCCCAAACCGAGTACCCAGATCGAGTCGCTGCCGGAGCGGGCGAACCTGGAAATCCGCTGGCCCAACGTACTGAGGGTCGATACGGTGGTGCGGCCAACTCTGGCGGTTGACTGGGCACAGGTTGAAGCCCTGACCCTTGATCCGGCCCAGACGCCGGTCAGCGCTGAGTTGGCGCCTGCACTGGGTGGCGCGGCCGACCTGAGCAAGGTGCACGCCATCGACCTGGAGCAGTTGCCTGATGGTTTCCGCTTGCAGCGGCTCACCTTTCAGGCGGCCCGTAAGGCGTTCGAGGCGCTGCAGGGGACATTCCGGGGGCAGCGGGAGTATCTCGTCCTTCAGCTTATCCGCCTCGTGGAGCAGTTCTTCGCTTCCGATCGCCTGCATATCCCGTCTCAGTATCATCAGGACCCGCTTCGCAAGCGGATTCTATTCGCTCTCAACATCGACCTGATCGTTCAGCATCTGCTGCGCTACGTGACGGAGCAGAACAGCGAGCGGTTAGAGCCGGTTTTCGACGAGGAGTTCCCCATCGGTTCCACGGCTGCTATGCGCACCTGGTACACCACCAAAATCTGCCATCCGACTCGCCGCTCCCAGATCAGCCACATGGTGGCCGACAGCAGTTGGGAGCAATATGCCGCCAACCTGTTCGACCAGAGCAGCCGTGTTGTGGCCTACGCCAAGAACGACCATCTCGGTTTTTATGTCTGGTATCTCTGGAACGGCGTCCGTCGCCGGTTTATCCCCGATTTCCTGGTGCGGTTGACCAATGGCCGGACCTTGGTACTGGAGATCAAGGGGGAGGATTCCGAGCAGAACCGCGCCAAGCGTGATGCTCTGGATACCTGGGTGCGGGCGGTCAACGAGCGGGGAGGTTTCGGCGTCTGGTGCTGCGATGTGGCGTTTGTCCCGGCGCAGATGCAGGATATAGTTGCCCAACATGCTCAAATCAGCACTCAGGGCTGA
- a CDS encoding hypoxanthine-guanine phosphoribosyltransferase has translation MSVTLDEVKQVYAEADCLFTAAQVEEAIDRMAREIAARLADANPIIFCVMNGGLIVSGRLLPKLEFPLEAEYLHATRYGHKLYGTSLDWKVRPTKQLKGRSVLIVDDILDEGETLGAIADWCRDMEAKEVLTAVLVDKEHDRKARPDLVPEFVGLMTPDRYLFGFGMDYKGYWRNAPGIFALKGY, from the coding sequence ATGTCCGTTACGCTCGATGAAGTGAAACAGGTTTACGCCGAGGCCGATTGCCTCTTCACCGCCGCCCAGGTGGAGGAGGCCATCGACCGTATGGCGCGGGAGATCGCCGCGCGGCTGGCCGATGCCAATCCCATTATCTTCTGCGTCATGAACGGCGGGCTCATCGTCAGCGGCAGGCTGCTCCCGAAGCTGGAGTTTCCCCTGGAGGCCGAGTACCTCCACGCCACCCGGTACGGCCATAAACTCTACGGCACCAGCCTCGACTGGAAGGTGCGGCCCACCAAGCAGTTGAAAGGCCGGAGCGTGCTTATCGTCGACGACATCCTGGATGAGGGCGAAACCCTGGGGGCTATTGCCGACTGGTGCCGGGACATGGAGGCGAAGGAGGTGCTCACCGCTGTGCTGGTGGACAAGGAGCATGACCGCAAGGCCCGCCCCGACCTGGTCCCAGAGTTCGTGGGGTTAATGACGCCTGACCGCTACCTGTTCGGCTTCGGCATGGATTACAAGGGGTATTGGCGGAACGCACCGGGTATCTTCGCCTTAAAAGGGTACTGA
- a CDS encoding NCS2 family permease, which yields MKTIASFFRFDQHKTGFRRETVAGITTFLTMAYIIIVNPAILEAGGIPRGPQTTATIIAAVFGCVVMALWANRPFAIAPYMSENAFVAFTVVKTLGYTWQTALGAVFVAGIVFSILTVFRVRSWLAEAIPLSLKCAFAVGIGLFLTFIGLNETGLVTLGVAGAPVKMGNIAAPSVLLAVSGYLFTVFLMTRRVPGAIVIGIVATTVLSIALGVIPMPTEFVSLPPALSPILFQLDIGSVFEIRFFPVVLTIFIMAFLDTVGTLIGLSMRADLLDENGNLPEIEKPMLADALATTVAPLLGTTTTGAYIESAAGIEEGGRTGFTALVVAGLFLLSLFFAPIFTIVPPHAYGIALIVIGSFMIEPIKRIDFDDFTELVPAFLTIVLMIFTYNIGVGMSTGLLTYPLLKTAAGRGREVPAGMWVLALLAVSLFVFFPKM from the coding sequence ATGAAAACCATCGCTTCGTTCTTCCGTTTCGACCAGCATAAAACCGGCTTCCGCCGGGAGACCGTGGCCGGGATTACCACTTTCCTGACCATGGCCTACATCATCATCGTGAACCCGGCCATCCTGGAGGCCGGGGGGATTCCCCGCGGACCCCAGACCACGGCCACTATCATCGCCGCGGTCTTCGGCTGCGTGGTCATGGCACTGTGGGCCAACCGCCCCTTCGCCATCGCCCCCTACATGAGCGAGAATGCCTTCGTCGCTTTCACGGTGGTGAAGACCCTGGGCTACACGTGGCAGACGGCCCTGGGGGCGGTCTTCGTGGCGGGGATCGTCTTTTCCATCCTTACGGTGTTCAGGGTCCGGAGCTGGCTGGCGGAGGCGATTCCACTCTCCCTCAAGTGCGCCTTTGCCGTGGGGATTGGCCTCTTCCTCACCTTCATCGGCCTCAACGAGACCGGGCTCGTCACCCTTGGGGTTGCGGGGGCGCCGGTGAAGATGGGGAACATCGCCGCGCCGTCGGTGCTCCTGGCGGTCTCCGGCTATCTCTTTACCGTATTCCTCATGACGCGGCGGGTTCCCGGCGCCATCGTCATCGGCATCGTGGCCACCACAGTGCTCTCCATCGCCTTGGGGGTCATCCCCATGCCCACGGAGTTCGTGAGCCTCCCCCCCGCTCTGTCGCCGATTCTCTTTCAACTGGATATCGGGAGCGTTTTTGAGATTCGCTTCTTTCCGGTGGTCCTCACCATCTTCATTATGGCGTTCCTGGATACGGTGGGGACCCTCATCGGCCTCTCCATGCGGGCCGACCTCCTGGACGAGAACGGGAACCTCCCCGAGATCGAGAAGCCGATGCTGGCCGACGCCCTGGCCACTACCGTGGCGCCGCTTTTGGGGACCACCACCACCGGCGCCTACATCGAGTCGGCCGCCGGCATCGAGGAGGGGGGGCGCACCGGCTTCACGGCCCTGGTGGTGGCGGGGCTCTTTCTCCTCTCCCTCTTCTTCGCCCCCATCTTCACCATCGTGCCGCCCCACGCCTACGGCATCGCCCTCATCGTCATCGGCTCCTTCATGATAGAGCCCATCAAGCGGATCGACTTCGACGACTTCACCGAGCTGGTACCCGCTTTCCTCACCATCGTCCTCATGATTTTCACCTACAACATCGGCGTCGGCATGAGCACGGGGCTCCTCACCTATCCGCTCCTCAAGACAGCCGCCGGCCGTGGGCGTGAGGTGCCGGCCGGCATGTGGGTGCTGGCGCTCCTGGCGGTGTCGCTGTTCGTGTTCTTCCCGAAGATGTGA
- a CDS encoding HD-GYP domain-containing protein has protein sequence MKNRFYRPLSLACISPGYFPDIALFIKNNGNFILYKNHDRKFTEADRQRLEWTSTQFLYVRSGDMDVVTEYLEHNLDSLLVRSDIDSGSKGTILYQTAANYVTDIFDEPDKTADIIRCRSLMRHLMKYVSGHEDALKALQAITSQNHYIFTHSVQVAALMMLVHDRLFALTHDEMIDVGVGSLLHDFGLVFLSGDLLDKPDALSAIEYHKVKQHTQKGYEHLHSAGTLGEVSLTIVRHHHEKYDGSGYPSGLKGDQIPRSAQLAALCDTFCAMTTDRPKHNAIPQTEALKIMGEEVGSSFNPELFKRFEAVVSGKTA, from the coding sequence ATGAAGAACCGCTTTTACAGACCGCTTTCCCTTGCATGCATATCACCCGGCTACTTCCCCGACATCGCTCTTTTCATAAAGAATAACGGCAACTTCATCCTCTACAAGAACCACGACCGTAAATTCACGGAAGCCGACCGGCAACGGCTCGAATGGACCAGCACCCAATTCCTTTACGTGAGAAGCGGCGACATGGATGTGGTTACCGAATACCTCGAACATAACCTGGACAGCCTCCTGGTGCGAAGCGACATCGACAGCGGCTCCAAGGGGACCATCCTCTACCAGACCGCCGCCAACTACGTCACCGACATCTTCGACGAACCGGACAAGACTGCTGATATCATCCGCTGCCGCAGCCTGATGCGCCATCTCATGAAATACGTGTCGGGACACGAAGATGCCCTGAAGGCGCTCCAGGCCATAACCTCCCAGAACCACTACATCTTCACCCACAGCGTACAGGTGGCCGCCCTGATGATGCTTGTCCACGACCGGCTCTTCGCCCTCACCCACGACGAGATGATTGACGTGGGAGTCGGCTCCCTCCTCCACGACTTCGGCCTGGTATTCCTCTCCGGCGACCTCCTCGACAAACCGGACGCCCTTTCCGCCATCGAGTACCACAAGGTCAAGCAGCACACCCAGAAGGGATATGAACATCTGCACAGCGCCGGCACCCTGGGCGAAGTTTCCCTAACCATCGTGCGGCACCACCACGAAAAATACGACGGCAGCGGCTACCCTTCCGGCCTGAAGGGGGACCAAATCCCCAGGAGCGCCCAGCTTGCGGCCCTCTGCGACACCTTCTGCGCCATGACCACCGACCGTCCCAAACACAACGCAATTCCCCAGACGGAAGCGCTGAAAATCATGGGTGAAGAAGTGGGGAGCTCCTTCAACCCGGAGCTGTTCAAGCGTTTTGAGGCAGTAGTGAGCGGAAAGACTGCCTGA